Proteins from a genomic interval of Streptomyces sp. NBC_00820:
- a CDS encoding DUF3293 domain-containing protein yields MHAYDAPLARRTPLTPPHWDLYRHAVVDIRFPDLSVRVEPRPRGTALGHFPEPAGTAAVHVVTAWNPRGLTAPDADNARAQGLLLDEVRRRGLTWWAAVGGDAPGTHREESVAVTGLSDAEARALGYRFGQDAVFAWSADAWRVLACDSDASDVNGWAVTARSGDR; encoded by the coding sequence TTGCATGCCTACGACGCACCCCTCGCCCGCCGTACCCCCCTCACCCCTCCCCACTGGGACCTCTACCGGCACGCGGTCGTCGACATCCGCTTCCCGGACCTGAGCGTTCGGGTCGAACCGCGCCCTCGCGGAACGGCCTTGGGACACTTCCCGGAACCGGCGGGCACCGCCGCCGTCCATGTGGTCACGGCCTGGAATCCCCGTGGGCTCACCGCGCCGGACGCGGACAACGCCCGCGCCCAGGGACTGCTGCTCGACGAGGTCCGTCGGCGGGGACTCACCTGGTGGGCTGCGGTGGGAGGCGACGCGCCCGGCACGCATCGCGAGGAGAGCGTCGCCGTAACCGGTCTGAGCGATGCCGAGGCGCGTGCGCTGGGGTACCGCTTCGGCCAGGACGCGGTCTTCGCGTGGAGTGCGGACGCCTGGCGGGTCCTGGCGTGCGACAGCGACGCCTCGGACGTGAACGGATGGGCCGTGACGGCCCGTTCCGGCGATCGCTGA
- a CDS encoding ABC transporter substrate-binding protein: MKPHSRSTTRNILAVGLAASLALIAGCTKSEDGDASDKSSAASDGGGQQVASGGDGKTCAIGDYGADKLDLKNTVVGFSQSEKEANPFRIAETASIKAEAAKRGVKLLTANAQSQFSKQISDVQDLIARGAKLLVIAPLNSDGWDPVLQSAAAKKIPIITIDRQINATACKDYVSFIGSDFVKQGERAADQLIEATGGKGEIAILLGAAGNNVTTERTKGFEDRVKAKAPGLKVVFKQTGEFTREKGQSVTEQLIQSKPGIKAVYAENDEMGLGAVNALKGAGKKPGDVKIVTIDGTRNAVQGIADGWISAVIESNPRFGPLAFATLDSFTQGKPVGEDIVIQDSQYTTANAKADLDKAY, translated from the coding sequence ATGAAGCCGCACTCCCGCAGCACCACCAGGAACATCCTCGCCGTCGGCCTCGCCGCGAGCCTGGCGCTGATCGCCGGCTGCACGAAGTCCGAGGACGGCGACGCCTCCGACAAGTCCAGCGCCGCGAGTGACGGCGGAGGCCAGCAGGTCGCCTCGGGCGGCGACGGCAAGACCTGCGCGATCGGCGACTACGGCGCCGACAAGCTGGACCTGAAGAACACCGTCGTCGGCTTCTCGCAGTCCGAGAAGGAGGCCAACCCCTTCCGCATCGCCGAGACCGCGTCCATCAAGGCCGAGGCGGCCAAGCGCGGCGTCAAGCTCCTCACCGCCAACGCCCAGTCGCAGTTCTCCAAGCAGATCAGCGACGTCCAGGACCTCATCGCGCGAGGCGCCAAGCTGCTCGTCATCGCCCCGCTGAACTCCGACGGCTGGGACCCGGTGCTCCAGAGCGCCGCCGCCAAGAAGATCCCCATCATCACCATCGACCGGCAGATCAACGCCACCGCCTGCAAGGACTACGTCAGCTTCATCGGCTCCGACTTCGTGAAACAGGGCGAGCGCGCCGCCGACCAGCTGATCGAGGCGACCGGCGGCAAGGGCGAGATCGCCATCCTCCTCGGCGCGGCCGGCAACAACGTCACCACCGAGCGGACCAAGGGCTTCGAGGACCGCGTCAAGGCCAAGGCCCCGGGCCTCAAGGTCGTGTTCAAGCAGACCGGCGAGTTCACCCGCGAGAAGGGCCAGTCCGTCACCGAACAGCTCATCCAGTCCAAGCCCGGCATCAAGGCGGTCTACGCCGAGAACGACGAGATGGGCCTCGGCGCCGTCAACGCCCTCAAGGGCGCGGGCAAGAAGCCCGGCGACGTCAAGATCGTCACCATCGACGGCACCCGCAACGCCGTCCAGGGCATCGCCGACGGCTGGATCAGCGCGGTCATCGAGTCCAACCCGCGCTTCGGGCCGCTCGCCTTCGCCACCCTCGACTCCTTCACGCAGGGCAAGCCCGTGGGCGAGGACATCGTCATCCAGGACAGCCAGTACACGACCGCCAACGCCAAGGCCGACCTGGACAAGGCGTACTGA
- a CDS encoding ABC transporter permease has product MTELALDKSMFADRHALVAWLQRYGVYLGLGVLLLFNVLFTDHFVSGENFRTQAVQVSPVLIVALGMALAIGTEGIDLSVGAVMALSTSLVSLYLGYGPWLALLVAMAGGAVVGLAGGSLIAVVGVQPIVATLALMVGGRGIALVLLPQLKDVRDPAMSSLGSGDVAGVPYLALIAAALALITGFVVRRTTFGRQLLAIGDSRPAAQLAGLPVRRVLIVVYVCSGVLAAIAGFLATARLQASDPSSLGNLMELSAITAVVVGGTPLSGGRVRIGGTVAGAVLIQLLTATLIKHDLPSSWTQIAQAVVIVLAVYAARERGKR; this is encoded by the coding sequence ATGACTGAACTCGCCCTCGACAAAAGCATGTTCGCCGACCGTCACGCCCTCGTGGCGTGGCTCCAGCGCTACGGCGTCTACCTGGGCCTCGGCGTCCTGCTGCTGTTCAACGTGCTGTTCACCGACCACTTCGTCTCCGGCGAGAACTTCCGTACCCAGGCCGTCCAGGTCTCCCCGGTCCTGATCGTCGCCCTCGGCATGGCCCTGGCCATCGGCACGGAGGGCATCGACCTGTCCGTCGGGGCCGTGATGGCCCTGTCCACCTCCCTGGTCTCCCTCTACCTCGGCTACGGCCCCTGGCTCGCCCTCCTCGTCGCCATGGCCGGCGGCGCGGTCGTCGGACTCGCGGGCGGCTCGCTCATCGCCGTCGTCGGCGTGCAGCCCATCGTCGCCACCCTCGCGCTCATGGTGGGCGGGCGCGGCATCGCCCTGGTCCTGCTGCCCCAGCTCAAGGACGTCCGCGACCCGGCCATGAGCTCGCTCGGCTCCGGCGACGTGGCGGGCGTCCCCTACCTGGCGCTCATCGCCGCGGCACTGGCACTGATCACCGGCTTCGTCGTGCGCCGTACGACCTTCGGCCGCCAGCTGCTCGCCATCGGCGACAGCCGCCCCGCCGCCCAGCTCGCCGGCCTCCCGGTCCGCCGGGTCCTGATCGTCGTCTACGTCTGCTCCGGCGTCCTCGCCGCGATCGCCGGCTTCCTCGCGACGGCCCGGCTGCAGGCCAGCGACCCCAGCTCGCTGGGCAACCTCATGGAACTGTCCGCCATCACCGCCGTGGTGGTCGGCGGCACCCCGCTGAGCGGCGGCCGGGTGCGGATCGGCGGAACGGTGGCCGGAGCCGTCCTCATCCAGCTGCTGACGGCCACCCTCATCAAGCACGATCTGCCCTCGTCGTGGACGCAGATCGCCCAGGCCGTGGTGATCGTGCTCGCGGTGTACGCGGCACGGGAGAGGGGGAAGCGGTGA
- a CDS encoding glycoside hydrolase family 76 protein, translated as MSVRTHRILGTLLAVALALAGLLALPAPAHAATTVCALSCDTLDPSKARQETFPLPDRNINGRVLRLHVSEPDDMAWASVDNGVQGDSVWLDRSWDRGATWEGLLGKASIPGAWTGTRTLMYNVTDPVGHRRGWIRACGDAAAVGCTDWFRPQVCDGSSCDGAAPGTAAEDDRPVPATTLFGRTVSLHMDQKNGMAWGVVENGGAGDEIWLDRSWDEGASWSEGSSLGRTSVPSGAVSARTAMFATRDPRGLLYGGAVRACGREAAHQQGSCTAWARPAPTRARAAADALVASYQVNEGWWRSSWWNSAVALTALVDFGQRTGRHDYDWVVARTFEQNDGVFPAGARSSDPVEGHFVSRAIDDAGWWAVAWVAAYDSTHEQRYLNEAVTITSYIQQYWDTGSCGGGVWWDRERTYKNAVTNGLYLWLTTALHQRVAGDSVWGARATTAANWYLNSGLINSSGLVNDGLTSGCANNGQTVWSYNQGLAIGAFTELWRSTGQSRYLDTAERLADAAVSSPQLTRDGVLTESCDTGSGSCDDNQKQFKGVFVRHLADLADATGSSAYRAYLTRQADSVWGTDRDALNRLGERWAGSGPNVTDWRTQASALEALTAAG; from the coding sequence ATGTCGGTTCGGACGCATCGCATTCTCGGCACACTCCTCGCCGTCGCCCTCGCCCTGGCCGGCCTGCTGGCGCTGCCCGCCCCCGCGCACGCCGCGACGACCGTGTGCGCGCTCTCCTGCGACACGCTCGATCCGTCGAAGGCGCGACAGGAGACCTTCCCCCTGCCCGACCGGAACATCAACGGCCGCGTCCTGCGCCTGCACGTCTCCGAGCCGGACGACATGGCCTGGGCGAGCGTCGACAACGGCGTGCAGGGCGACTCGGTGTGGCTGGACCGGTCCTGGGACCGGGGTGCCACCTGGGAAGGGCTGCTGGGGAAGGCGAGCATCCCGGGTGCGTGGACCGGGACGCGCACCCTGATGTACAACGTCACCGATCCGGTGGGACACCGGCGAGGCTGGATACGGGCCTGCGGGGACGCGGCCGCGGTCGGCTGCACCGACTGGTTCCGCCCGCAGGTGTGCGACGGGTCCTCCTGCGACGGCGCCGCCCCGGGCACCGCGGCGGAGGACGACCGGCCGGTGCCGGCGACGACCCTGTTCGGGCGGACCGTCAGCCTGCACATGGACCAGAAGAACGGCATGGCGTGGGGCGTCGTCGAGAACGGCGGCGCGGGCGACGAGATCTGGCTCGACCGGTCCTGGGACGAGGGCGCGAGCTGGTCCGAGGGCTCCTCGCTGGGGCGTACCTCCGTGCCGTCCGGGGCGGTCTCGGCACGCACGGCCATGTTCGCCACCCGGGATCCGAGAGGCCTCCTGTACGGCGGTGCGGTGCGCGCCTGTGGCCGCGAGGCCGCCCATCAGCAGGGGAGCTGCACGGCATGGGCCCGGCCGGCGCCGACCCGGGCGCGGGCCGCGGCGGATGCGCTGGTGGCGTCGTACCAGGTCAATGAGGGCTGGTGGCGCAGCAGTTGGTGGAACTCGGCGGTCGCGCTGACCGCGCTCGTCGACTTCGGGCAGCGCACCGGGCGGCACGACTACGACTGGGTCGTCGCGCGCACCTTCGAGCAGAACGACGGCGTCTTCCCGGCGGGCGCCCGCAGTTCGGACCCGGTGGAGGGGCATTTCGTCAGCCGCGCGATCGACGACGCGGGGTGGTGGGCGGTCGCCTGGGTGGCGGCGTACGACTCCACGCACGAACAGCGGTATCTGAACGAGGCGGTCACCATCACGAGCTACATCCAGCAGTACTGGGACACGGGCAGCTGCGGCGGCGGTGTGTGGTGGGACCGGGAGCGCACGTACAAGAACGCCGTGACCAACGGGCTGTACCTGTGGCTCACCACCGCGCTGCACCAGCGGGTGGCCGGCGACAGCGTGTGGGGTGCGCGGGCGACGACGGCCGCGAACTGGTACCTGAACAGCGGGTTGATCAACTCCTCGGGACTGGTCAACGACGGCCTGACCTCGGGCTGCGCCAACAACGGTCAGACCGTGTGGAGTTACAACCAGGGGCTGGCCATCGGCGCGTTCACGGAGCTGTGGCGTTCGACCGGCCAGAGCCGGTATCTGGACACCGCCGAGCGGCTGGCCGATGCCGCGGTCTCGTCACCGCAGCTGACGCGCGACGGAGTCCTCACCGAGTCATGCGACACCGGCAGCGGCTCGTGCGACGACAACCAGAAGCAGTTCAAGGGCGTCTTCGTACGGCATCTCGCCGACCTCGCGGACGCCACCGGTTCGTCGGCCTACCGCGCCTACCTCACCCGGCAGGCCGACTCGGTCTGGGGCACCGACCGTGACGCCCTCAACCGGCTCGGCGAGCGGTGGGCGGGGAGCGGACCGAACGTGACCGACTGGCGCACCCAGGCGAGCGCACTGGAGGCGCTGACCGCCGCGGGGTAG
- a CDS encoding sugar ABC transporter ATP-binding protein has translation MTPWRAAVTAPPDEVLAVRGLTKRFPGVLALDGVTFALRAGETHALVGENGAGKSTLIKVLTGVYRPDEGELRHRGERASFPTPLAAQDAGISTIYQEVNLIPLMSVARNLFLGREPRTRLGLIDFARMHREAERTMGEYGVHVDVRRPLRELGVGAQQMVALARAVSVEARVVVMDEPTSSLEPREVDTLFGVIRRLREQGIAVLYVSHRMDELYAICDTVTVLRDGRLVHTGPLAETGRLQLVSLMLGREASEVSAEGVTKFTGTHDAGGQPVLSAEHLTKQRLLHDVSLDIRPGEVVGLGGLLGSGRTETAKAIAGALQLGAGRVTVAGTPVRTGSTPAAIRAGISLLPEDRKSEGIVPGLSVRENIALAALPRMSRFGLVSEARIDAVVDTFMKRLRIKAAGPHQKVGELSGGNQQKVLLARWLAMQPKVLLLDEPTRGIDVGAKAEVQKLIDELAEDGLGVLLISSDVEELIEGSDRVVVLRDGAVVGELTGDDVTEGRLMETIAAAAEEVASND, from the coding sequence ATGACTCCATGGAGAGCAGCCGTGACCGCACCCCCCGACGAAGTCCTCGCCGTCCGCGGCCTGACCAAGCGCTTCCCCGGCGTACTGGCCCTGGACGGGGTGACGTTCGCCCTCCGCGCCGGTGAGACACACGCGCTCGTCGGCGAGAACGGCGCCGGCAAGTCCACCCTGATCAAGGTTCTCACCGGCGTCTACCGCCCCGACGAGGGCGAACTGCGCCACCGGGGCGAGCGGGCCTCCTTCCCCACCCCGCTCGCCGCCCAGGACGCCGGGATCTCCACGATCTACCAGGAGGTCAACCTCATCCCCCTGATGAGCGTGGCCCGCAACCTCTTCCTCGGCCGTGAGCCGCGCACCCGCCTCGGCCTGATCGACTTCGCCCGTATGCACCGCGAGGCCGAGCGGACGATGGGGGAGTACGGCGTCCACGTCGACGTACGCCGGCCACTGCGCGAACTCGGCGTCGGAGCACAGCAGATGGTCGCCCTAGCCCGGGCCGTCTCCGTCGAGGCCCGCGTGGTCGTCATGGACGAACCCACCTCCTCCCTCGAACCGCGCGAGGTGGACACCCTCTTCGGCGTCATCCGCCGGCTGCGCGAACAGGGCATCGCCGTCCTGTACGTCAGTCACCGCATGGACGAGCTGTACGCCATCTGCGACACGGTCACCGTGCTGCGCGACGGACGGCTGGTGCACACCGGCCCGCTGGCCGAGACCGGACGCCTGCAACTGGTCTCCCTCATGCTGGGCCGGGAGGCGAGCGAGGTCAGCGCCGAGGGCGTCACCAAGTTCACCGGTACGCACGACGCGGGCGGCCAACCGGTGCTGAGCGCCGAGCACTTGACGAAACAGCGGCTGCTGCACGACGTCTCCCTGGACATCCGCCCCGGCGAGGTCGTGGGCCTCGGCGGACTGCTGGGCTCGGGGCGCACCGAGACGGCCAAGGCCATCGCCGGCGCGCTCCAGCTCGGCGCCGGCCGGGTGACCGTCGCGGGGACCCCCGTGCGCACCGGATCCACCCCGGCCGCGATCCGCGCCGGGATCAGCCTGCTGCCCGAGGACCGCAAGTCCGAGGGGATCGTGCCGGGCCTGTCCGTCCGGGAGAACATCGCCCTGGCCGCACTGCCCCGCATGTCCCGCTTCGGCCTGGTCTCCGAGGCCCGTATCGACGCCGTCGTCGACACCTTCATGAAACGGCTGCGCATCAAGGCCGCCGGCCCGCACCAGAAGGTCGGCGAACTCTCCGGCGGCAACCAGCAGAAGGTGCTGCTCGCCCGCTGGCTGGCCATGCAGCCCAAGGTCCTCCTCCTCGACGAACCCACCCGCGGCATCGACGTCGGGGCCAAGGCCGAGGTGCAGAAACTCATCGACGAACTCGCCGAGGACGGCCTCGGCGTCCTGCTGATCTCCTCCGACGTGGAGGAACTGATCGAAGGCTCCGACCGTGTGGTGGTGCTCCGGGACGGAGCCGTCGTGGGCGAGCTGACCGGCGACGACGTCACGGAGGGCCGGCTGATGGAGACCATCGCGGCAGCCGCCGAGGAGGTGGCTTCGAATGACTGA
- a CDS encoding ABC transporter permease: MTGTKEHVTTAPQAAPVAGGTPWRGDRLTALAQQHGALVALAILAVVASLSFDSFATTDNLGNIAVSSAFVATVALGMTFVIVCGGIDLSVGSVFALGGVLAAWGSQYGTLVALLLPLAVCALIGLVNGLLVARTGLAPFIVTLASMLAARGLMLALTDEGANTYLVGKDSFFATLGQGKLLGVGTPVWITAVLFLAGAVLLRRTRFGQRVYAVGGNEQAAGLMGAPVARTKITVYTLSGLLAGLAGALNAAYLASGVTILGYGMELDAIAAVVIGGTLLTGGLGYVSGSLVGVLLLKVIQNVINQIGSLDSAYQQVVSGAFLVLVVVAQTWLGRRRRAG, encoded by the coding sequence GTGACCGGTACGAAGGAGCACGTCACGACCGCCCCGCAGGCCGCGCCGGTCGCGGGCGGCACTCCCTGGCGCGGGGACCGGCTGACCGCTCTCGCGCAGCAGCACGGCGCCCTGGTGGCCCTGGCGATCCTCGCCGTCGTGGCCTCCCTGTCCTTCGACTCCTTCGCCACGACCGACAACCTGGGCAACATCGCGGTCTCCTCCGCCTTCGTCGCCACCGTCGCCCTCGGCATGACCTTCGTCATCGTCTGCGGCGGAATCGACCTGTCCGTCGGCTCCGTCTTCGCCCTCGGTGGCGTCCTGGCGGCCTGGGGCTCGCAGTACGGCACCCTGGTCGCCCTGCTGCTGCCCCTGGCGGTGTGCGCCCTCATCGGCCTGGTCAACGGTCTGCTCGTGGCCCGCACCGGCCTGGCGCCCTTCATCGTCACCCTCGCCTCGATGCTCGCCGCCCGCGGCCTCATGCTCGCCCTCACCGACGAGGGCGCGAACACCTACCTCGTCGGCAAGGACTCCTTCTTCGCGACCCTCGGCCAGGGAAAGCTCCTCGGCGTCGGAACCCCCGTATGGATCACGGCCGTTCTCTTCCTGGCCGGTGCCGTCCTGCTGCGCCGTACCCGCTTCGGCCAGCGGGTGTACGCCGTCGGCGGCAACGAGCAGGCGGCCGGTCTCATGGGCGCCCCCGTGGCCCGTACGAAGATCACCGTCTACACCCTCTCCGGCCTCCTCGCGGGCCTCGCCGGAGCCCTGAACGCCGCCTATCTCGCCTCCGGCGTCACGATCCTCGGCTACGGCATGGAACTCGACGCCATCGCCGCCGTCGTCATCGGCGGCACCCTCCTCACCGGCGGCCTCGGTTACGTCAGCGGCTCCCTCGTCGGCGTCCTCCTCCTGAAGGTCATCCAGAACGTCATCAACCAGATCGGCTCCCTCGACTCGGCCTACCAGCAGGTGGTCAGCGGGGCGTTCCTGGTCCTGGTCGTCGTCGCGCAGACGTGGCTGGGGCGCAGGCGCAGGGCGGGCTGA
- a CDS encoding PA14 domain-containing protein, which yields MHRPFPRPGKPASRRLTRALTAFTALTALVLVLAGVAGPGAAPAAADGTPATTHGLKGDYYTQSAPGAFDFADLKATAFDPSLDFADLEPRLKARAGRQDDVSVRWTGRLTPTATGAHTFSITGDNGFRLWIDGRIVIDHWVDDWDREQTSAPVTLEAGRAYDIKVEYFEHYGGSNLHVRWTPPGGTKQAIPQSAFTLPDGFTYNGPQDAAIQPDGKTLVLDFAQPLAAVPAGFDGHLDIDVGGSAWPRGTAHLDASDPHKLVVPLSEPVVGGHGGYADLRYDGSGGLTGADGTAVSDFWSTGTNNSAYELRTPWADQVSAKNAHPEYPRPQLTRENWKNLNGTWQFAGAAAGEQPPTGRNLAERILVPYPVESQLSGIERHEDRMWYRRTFTVPADWRVHGNQRLQLNFDAVDWQTAVYVNGRKVGEHKGGYDRFSLDVTDALKKSGKQELIVGVYDPTDAAGSENPPVGKQRLDPSGIWYTPTSGIWQTVWMEPVARDHAEDVKTTPDLADRSVSVTARGVRDGLPVTAVAYDGRREVGRARGTTGSALKVPVPHPHAWTPDDPHLYKLKVTVGKGSGADRVGSYFGMRSIEVKTVGGKQRTLLNGKPVFMMATLDQGFWPDGLYTAPTDQALAYDLKVHKRLGYNSVRKHIKVEPDRWYYWADKLGLLVWQDMPAMNTVNPSATARTEYEHELKEMILQHDSHPSVVMWVTFNEGWGQYDQARIADYAKSLDPTRLENNMSGLNCCGAVDGGNGDIADAHGYPSPQLPRPDGRRALVSGEYGGLGLGVPGHAFPVQMTYVGVTPDTYTDVYLDRLEEVGQLAACQGGNGAVYTQISDVEGELNGLMTYDRKVLKPDADRLRAAHRALIKGAEDGTLVCATA from the coding sequence GTGCATCGACCGTTCCCCCGTCCCGGAAAGCCCGCGAGCCGCCGCCTCACCCGCGCGCTCACCGCTTTCACCGCCCTCACCGCCCTGGTGCTCGTCCTCGCCGGCGTGGCCGGACCGGGCGCCGCCCCCGCCGCCGCGGACGGCACACCGGCCACGACCCACGGCCTGAAGGGCGACTACTACACCCAATCCGCCCCCGGAGCCTTCGACTTCGCCGACCTCAAGGCGACCGCCTTCGACCCCTCGCTGGACTTCGCCGACCTGGAACCGCGCCTGAAGGCCCGGGCCGGCCGGCAGGACGACGTCAGCGTGCGCTGGACCGGCAGACTCACGCCCACCGCCACGGGCGCGCACACCTTCTCGATCACCGGCGACAACGGCTTCCGCCTGTGGATCGACGGCAGGATCGTCATCGACCACTGGGTGGACGACTGGGACCGCGAGCAGACCTCCGCTCCCGTCACCCTGGAGGCCGGCCGCGCCTACGACATCAAGGTCGAGTACTTCGAGCACTACGGCGGATCCAACCTGCACGTGCGCTGGACGCCGCCCGGCGGCACCAAGCAGGCGATCCCCCAGTCCGCCTTCACACTGCCGGACGGTTTCACCTACAACGGCCCCCAGGACGCGGCGATCCAGCCCGACGGAAAGACGCTCGTGCTGGACTTCGCCCAGCCGCTCGCCGCTGTCCCGGCCGGCTTCGACGGGCACCTCGACATCGATGTCGGCGGCTCGGCGTGGCCGCGCGGCACCGCGCACCTGGACGCCTCCGACCCGCACAAGCTGGTGGTCCCGCTCAGCGAACCGGTCGTCGGCGGCCACGGCGGCTACGCCGACCTGCGCTACGACGGCTCGGGCGGCCTGACCGGCGCCGACGGCACCGCCGTCAGCGACTTCTGGAGCACCGGCACCAACAACTCGGCGTACGAGCTGCGCACCCCGTGGGCCGACCAGGTCAGTGCCAAGAACGCCCATCCCGAGTACCCACGGCCGCAGTTGACCCGCGAGAACTGGAAGAACCTCAACGGGACCTGGCAGTTCGCGGGCGCGGCGGCGGGCGAACAGCCGCCGACGGGCCGGAACCTCGCCGAGCGGATCCTCGTCCCCTACCCGGTCGAGTCCCAGCTGTCCGGCATCGAGCGGCACGAGGACCGCATGTGGTACCGGCGCACCTTCACCGTGCCCGCCGACTGGCGCGTCCACGGCAACCAGCGGCTCCAGCTCAACTTCGACGCCGTCGACTGGCAGACCGCGGTCTACGTCAACGGCCGCAAGGTCGGTGAGCACAAGGGCGGTTACGACCGCTTCAGCCTCGACGTGACCGACGCGCTGAAGAAGTCCGGGAAGCAGGAGCTGATCGTCGGCGTGTACGACCCGACCGACGCGGCCGGCAGCGAGAACCCGCCCGTCGGCAAGCAGCGCCTCGACCCGAGCGGCATCTGGTACACCCCCACCTCCGGTATCTGGCAGACGGTGTGGATGGAGCCGGTCGCCCGCGACCACGCCGAGGACGTGAAGACCACGCCCGACCTGGCGGACCGCTCGGTGTCCGTCACCGCGCGCGGGGTGCGGGACGGCCTGCCGGTCACGGCGGTCGCCTACGACGGCAGGCGCGAGGTGGGCCGGGCCCGGGGCACCACCGGTTCCGCGCTGAAGGTGCCGGTGCCGCACCCGCACGCCTGGACGCCCGACGACCCGCACCTGTACAAGCTGAAGGTGACGGTCGGCAAGGGCTCCGGAGCCGACCGGGTGGGCAGCTACTTCGGGATGCGGTCCATCGAGGTGAAGACGGTCGGCGGCAAGCAGCGCACGCTGCTCAACGGCAAGCCGGTCTTCATGATGGCCACGCTCGACCAGGGCTTCTGGCCCGACGGGCTGTACACCGCCCCCACCGACCAGGCGCTCGCCTACGACCTGAAGGTGCACAAGCGGCTGGGCTACAACTCCGTGCGCAAGCACATCAAGGTCGAGCCCGACCGCTGGTACTACTGGGCGGACAAGCTCGGTCTGCTGGTCTGGCAGGACATGCCGGCCATGAACACGGTCAACCCCTCGGCGACGGCCCGTACCGAGTACGAGCACGAGCTGAAGGAGATGATCCTCCAGCACGACAGCCATCCCTCGGTGGTCATGTGGGTCACCTTCAACGAGGGCTGGGGCCAGTACGACCAGGCCAGGATCGCCGACTACGCCAAGTCGCTCGACCCCACGCGCCTGGAGAACAACATGAGCGGCCTGAACTGCTGCGGCGCGGTGGACGGCGGCAACGGCGACATCGCCGACGCCCACGGCTACCCGAGTCCGCAACTGCCCAGGCCGGACGGCAGGCGGGCCCTGGTCAGCGGCGAGTACGGCGGACTCGGCCTGGGCGTGCCCGGACACGCCTTCCCGGTCCAGATGACCTATGTGGGCGTCACCCCCGACACCTACACCGACGTCTACCTGGACCGCCTGGAGGAGGTCGGGCAACTGGCGGCCTGCCAGGGCGGCAACGGCGCGGTCTACACCCAGATCAGCGACGTGGAAGGCGAGTTGAACGGGCTGATGACCTACGACCGCAAGGTCCTCAAGCCCGACGCCGACCGTCTGCGCGCCGCTCACCGGGCCCTGATCAAGGGCGCCGAGGACGGCACGCTCGTGTGCGCCACCGCCTGA
- a CDS encoding LacI family DNA-binding transcriptional regulator: MRVSLKDVAERAGVSVKTVSNVVNDYPHVTPGMRARVQQAIDELGYRPNLTARHLRKGRTGIIGLAVPELGNSYFAELAGAVIDAAAQHEYTVLLDHTQGLREREILVCQGFRARVMDGLILSPLELETEDLAARGDDMPLVLLGERRYDLPYDHIVIDNIAAARAAVRHLLGLGRRRIAFLGARHDRSHQPAHLRFIGWQAELAAAGLVVDEGLVAATRGWGHEDGARAMAELLDSGQRPDGVFAYNDLIALGAMRVMFERGLRIPEDVAVVGFDDITESRYGAVTLTTVSPDKVAIARLAVESVVGRLKGEQNHETPRPSCELQPGFTLVERESTLGRRPLSR; encoded by the coding sequence ATGCGGGTGAGTCTGAAGGACGTCGCCGAACGCGCGGGGGTCTCGGTGAAGACCGTCTCCAACGTGGTCAACGACTATCCGCACGTCACACCGGGGATGCGGGCCCGCGTGCAGCAGGCCATCGACGAACTGGGCTACCGCCCCAACCTGACCGCCCGGCACCTGCGCAAGGGCCGCACCGGGATCATCGGCCTGGCCGTGCCCGAGCTGGGCAACTCCTACTTCGCGGAACTGGCGGGCGCCGTCATCGACGCGGCCGCCCAGCACGAGTACACCGTCCTGCTCGACCACACCCAGGGGCTGCGCGAGCGGGAGATCCTGGTCTGCCAGGGGTTCAGGGCCCGGGTCATGGACGGGCTCATCCTCAGCCCGCTGGAGCTGGAGACCGAGGACCTCGCCGCCCGCGGGGACGACATGCCGCTGGTACTGCTCGGGGAGCGCCGCTACGACCTGCCCTACGACCACATCGTGATCGACAACATCGCCGCCGCGCGTGCCGCCGTACGCCACCTGCTCGGGCTGGGCCGGCGCCGCATCGCCTTCCTGGGCGCCCGGCACGACCGCTCGCACCAGCCCGCCCATCTGCGATTCATCGGCTGGCAGGCGGAGTTGGCGGCCGCCGGACTGGTCGTGGACGAGGGACTGGTGGCCGCCACCCGGGGCTGGGGCCACGAGGACGGGGCGCGCGCCATGGCCGAACTGCTGGACTCCGGGCAGCGGCCGGACGGTGTGTTCGCCTACAACGACCTGATCGCACTCGGGGCGATGCGGGTGATGTTCGAGCGGGGGCTGCGCATCCCCGAGGACGTCGCCGTGGTCGGCTTCGACGACATCACCGAGTCGCGCTACGGCGCGGTCACGCTGACCACCGTGTCCCCGGACAAGGTGGCCATCGCCCGGCTGGCCGTCGAGTCCGTGGTCGGCCGGCTCAAGGGCGAACAGAACCACGAGACACCGCGGCCGTCGTGTGAACTCCAGCCCGGATTCACGCTCGTGGAACGGGAGAGCACCCTCGGACGGCGCCCGTTGTCCCGCTGA